CCTCTACCTTCACCTCGGCGCCGTCCCCAGGATCGTTTCCGTTCTTGCCTCCGCCGCGGGCGGCGGCGATGCCGCCCTAATTGTCCAGGCGGCGGCCGCGATAGGCAGCTTTGCTTGTGGGGTGGAGGATGGAGTTCGGGCGGTTCTCGATGCCGGCGCTGTTCTTCACCTCACTCGTATCCTCTCTCACCCTGATGAGAAGGTAATTTTGATGGACACTATTTGGATGAATTTCTTTTGTTTCTGTTGTTGTTAACAtggttcttgaaattttttattttttaaactagGAAAATTGAGTGGAATTAATTGATTCTGATGGAATTGCTGAtggttattttaaattattaatattatttgagTTTAAATTGTCTTATTAGGAGAGTATCGAGGTGCAAAGATGCCTTTTTGCAGTAATTTTAACTCATTTTGATTCCCTACTGGTTGTGTTATGGAGCTGATGTAGGATAAGGTGGGTTTTGATGGAAGAGTGTCTGCAGCTTAATGTGGAGCATGACTATCAAGATTATACTTGATATTCAACAGTATGCATGCAAAGAATTGTTGTGTAAGGTGTAATTGCGACACATCAGTTAAGGGATTGGGGCGGAGAACAAATGCAGTTTGTGGGAAGAAAGCTTTGATGTTTCTCCTTGCAGTAGTATCAGTTCTCTATATcctgtttttttttatttgggtctaaaacTCTTGAGTCCATAGCAGACGAAATTGCAATTCGGTGGTATATGGTGACTTTCCAGAACACAAGACATACAAGTATGTATTGGACTGTACGGGATGAAATGAGATGTTAAGCAGGAAAATTCTTGATCTCTTGATATGTTGCTGGCTCTGCTGATGTTCTTTTGTCTTCTACTTAGGAGCATTTATTGAAAGTTATTCCGTATCTTTAATTCTAAAGGTTGCAATAGTGGTTTCATGTACTAGATACACTAATGGCACTTTAGGTTCCTTATTTCTAATCTTCTGTCTTCATGGATGGTGAAATACATTTTTCCTAGATGATAATATATGGATAATAGATATGGCATTGTCCAAGGACCAAGGGCTGTTGATGTGGAACTGTGAAGTGAACACTATTTGCTGCAGATTGGTTCATGAGAAGCAATGATTTTGAGAATTTAAAATGTAATTCACAGATGCTAACATGGAGGTTTAGGTGGGATTTTGATGCAGCCTAGGCCATGCTTCAATGGAAAATAGAGATGAAAGACGCACGAAACAAAGAGAATagcaaaaaggaagaagaaactctcttttggagttttgatTCAATAACAGAGAAAATAAACTGACTATAACATTGGCCAAAAGGGCCGTATTTATAGATGAAAAAATCCTAACAAAATGCATAAACAAtccaaaataaaatagaaaaattcaaGATTTTCAATTCATCTAGGATCCTTTGGCTCCTGTTGACTTGTCAAACAATAGAATCTGACTCAGAAATTAGTTGTGACGGCGGAGCGGTTAGGCTTGTAGAGCATGGAAAAAGCTTTCTGAATTAGGGTCTTATAAGCGATTCTGACTCCGGATAAAAGAGGTATGCCTATTCTAGCATGATGGGGGTCAAAACTTGGCAGGGTCTATCGCAAGCAGGTTGATTTCTTGTTCTTTCGGACCTGATCTATCAAATCAAGGTATTTTCCAGCTAAGATGTTTGCGTTAGATTTCATGTTTAATATTATGTACCATATACTAGTTGCCAGCTGTGATGCCTACTTATAGTTTATTAGGCTTAGGTGTAAGCTAAATGACCTCTCGATGGGACGGTTGCCCATAAAATAGTTATAAGTGGCTACAAGAGAGGATTTGAATTAGAAGAATAGGAGCCATTTATGAGAGAATCAAAATGATCGGGTGGTTGATGGGTTTCCAAAAAAATGGAGCACTGATACCATCATCTTCGTGAGGAGCTCAACCATAGAGTTGATGCATCAAAGAGATCATTACCGGAACTCTAAAGGGGGACAATTGGGTTGGGAGAAGCATACAATGCCTTTTGGATTGTCCAGTTTAAATGTGAACAATTGGAAGTTGCTCAAGGGTTATTGTGGCTATAGTGGAAAAATTGGAGCTACAATGATCCATAACAAGGAGAAGCTTAGCTAAGAATAGAGTAATAAGATACCCCTAAAGGGCTGTTTGGTTTCATGTGTATTTTATTGAAATGGATGATCATAAATTGATTTTATACAAAAACAGGAGACCTATTCTCAAAAAAAAGTCATTCTAAAAAGAAACCAAACAAGTGTTTTCCTAAAACTCATACATTAGGTCTTGTATAAATCCATTTGAGCACATTGTGGTAACAAATCAACCCCTCTAAGGATTGCCTTGGTCTGCACAAATgctgaaaaaaagagaagaaagactgGTAATTGTTGTTCTTATGCTTGGAGCTAAATCCGAGAACACAGTTGCTGAATTCATGAAATAATATCAATTGTTAAATGCATGAGATAGACCTTATCAAAGCATAAGTAATCATTGGTGAAATAAACAAAGTTAGAAAACTACCATGGAAGAAGATGTGGTGTCATCTCCCTAATTGTTAGAGTAGAACAATCAAAAGAAGCAACAGATTTTGTTCAGTGGATGGAGGAACAACTGAGCATTTAGCTGACTTGCAGCCGATATGGTTAAAATGAATAAGActcaaaatatttggataaaatatGTGGAAGATCAGATATGGATGTATGATCTAGTTTATGGTCCCATAAATTAAGAATCAGAATGTGGTAAAAACCACATGTTGTGAGATCCAACAAGCTATAAAAACATATAGAAAATTAAGtagattataaaaatatatgattgaTTTAGTTAACCATCGGGACTAGATCAAGGAGTGATGAGTTCCTGGCAAGAGATGGGCAACAATGACCAATTTATAGATGATAGTGTAAATTTAAAATAGAGAACATGTAAAGGTGGAGTTATTAGGATATAGTTATGTGTGGTTATGCTGTCAAAAGTCCTAATGTCCTATAATATAATATTCAACAAGGGTGCAGTGCAGTTAGTATGGATGGAGGCATTTAAGGTTAATAGTGTGAGTAGCCCAGTAGTGTAGTTCTTAGAAAGGAGCAAGAAGTACCTTGGACAACAGATATGACTGATGGAGTGCAATTGGAGTCTCTGTGGAGGCAAGATTTGTTGAAGCCTCCCAATTGGTAGATATGATGTAATGTATTTTGGAGATGTTACTGAACGAAGTGCATCAAACAATAATCTAGCTTCCTTAGCCTATTTTGTCATGCTTTTCAAGACAGCTTGTTTACAGATGGTTGGGATGTTGAGAGATCATTAAAATTCCAAATGATGGAAGAGATCAAGAACTTTGAGAGGGTGATGCATCTTGAAAGTTAGTACAATTAAGAACACTTTTCTGTTTCTATTTTgtatcttttgaaattattttaagtccCATGGTTCTCAGTGCAGGGAAAATATCCTAGATTGACTTTCCTTTTTAGTTTTCCATTATTTGTAGGAAAAATGTTACTGCAGGTCTAGGGTCTATACAGGTTAGGATCCTTACGGAATTAAGGATGTGGATCATAGTGGTTGCATATggtgcctttgaaaagttcagcaTTTGTTGGATTTAAAGTTctgaatcaaatttttatttctttaattataAAAATGTGAAATATTTCATGCAATGCACTTCTTCTTGATTGTAAAGCATTTGTTGGATTTAAAGTTctgaatcaaatttttatttctttaattataAAAATCTGAAATATTTCATGCAATGCACTTCTTCTTGATTGTAAACTTAACTAAAAGCCCTATGCTCTATGTTATCCCTTCTTTTCTAAATACATATTTTAAATCATGTAGAATTCATGTATTTAATCCAGCAaacagatcttttttttttttttttttttttttttttgtacattgATTTCATGACATCAAGGCTCATTTTGAAGTTATTGTGAAGAGGTTGAAGAAGAAGATTCTAACTTCTAAGGTCTCTTGCAGAAGAAGACATCCAGCACTTTTATGCGGTGCTTTTCAGATCATGACTTTGAAGAAGCAGTCATCTCATTCAGTGAGGGAAGGTCTGATGAAGACAATCAGATGAATGAAAGAGTCTAACAGTTAATATCCAATCAAAAGTAATCACTAATCAGGCCTTCCTGAAGAGGCAGAATTGAATATCCAATCTAACAATCATCCTCTGctctcaaaatttgattgataaaggagcTTAATAATCATTATCATAGTTGCATTGGAATCATATTTATCCACGATAGAGATAGATCCATCATTTTGCACCATCTAACATCTGATTAAACACATCAACAACTTGATCAAAGAACATAAAGAATGAATAATTTGATTGTTGGAGTCTTAAATGTAATGGATGCCATGATATCCTAGGGACTCAATTATGGAGCATTTGATGTATGCCCGGATGATTTTTATACAAGATTTCACATTGGAAGTAAAGCTAGAGTGTTAGATGGcgctaaaataattatttatattttgaatGGACATCATAATATCTTAGGGATTCAACTATGGAGCATTTGATGTATGTCAAGATGACCTTGCGATGAGATCACATATTGGGAGTGAAACTAGAGTATTAGATGGAGCTACAGATGATTATTTAAATGTTCTCAAACTCGCAGATTTGAAGTTTATATCTGTAGCTATTTTTAGATATGTCATAAAGAGGAAATTTGTTCCTTAAGTGTAAATCTCCAGGTCCATTTCTAAATGAAAAATACATTTGATTGCTTTCTGTCCAACAAAGGGGAAATTCCACCAATGCTTGTTAGTTGAGAGGGAGGGGGCAAATTCAGCAACACGTGAGAACTTATAGCATGGGAAACAGAAGGGGGTTAATCAACGAGGGGAAGAGATTGAGATAGAGGAGAAGCCAAGTACGAGAAGGGTGATAACAAGTGGAATCCACCACTAAACCCATTGTGAATGTGAAGATTTAATGTATGTAGATGAATGTATTACATTTTGCATGTTCAATTGCATTTGTTTTATGCAGCATGAcgattttaaattattctactgTGGGTTTTAAACTAGTAATTCTGGATGATAATCATGGAAAGTAACAATTATGTCAGCGTTCTAGTATTTATGTGAAATTTCTTGGTCTATCTTGGTTGATTTTGTTTGTTTACAGGTTGTGGATGCGGGAGCACGGTCGCTTAGAATGATATTCCAGTCAAAGTTGACACCAAAATATGATGTACTTCAAGAGAAAAACATGAAATTTCTTCTGTCACTTTTATACAGAGAGAATGAAAATGTGACTGAACTTGCAGCAAGTATTATAGCACACTCTTGTGAAAGAAATGAAGAACAGAAGGCACTCTACGATGCTGGCATTTTGCAGAGGCTTGTTAAATTACTTGGGGGACCTCTAAATCAAAGGGATGCTTGTTTAGAATCTATAGAAGCAATTGTCAGAAATAACTCTGAAGTTGCTCAAAAATTTGCATGTATCGACAATGGGAAGGCATTGAGTTCTTTGATCGAGTTAATACAGGACAGGTATCCTAGGACAAGATTGCTTGCCTGTATATGCTTGATTACTATCAGACATGCTTCTCCTTGTTATGTGCAAGAGAtgcaaatcaaaactaaattaatACTAATATTGATCGAGCTCCTTGAAGAACCTGGTAAAGCAGGGGATGAGGCTCCATTTGCATTGACAAATCTAATAATGGATGAGGAGGAGTTACATAAGCAGGCCGTTTCTATTAATACAGTTGATAGGCTCTGCAATTTCTTATATAAGGGTCCGATAGAGGCTAGGCGTCTCCAGGGAATATTGCTTGCACTAGCTGAACTTTGCTCAAAATTGGAAAAGTGTAGATCTCAGCTTCTATCTCTGCAGGTTTGTTGATTCACTGGAAAACTAGATTGAGAGTGATTAGCACCTATATGTTCAACCCATTTCTGATAAATTATCATTTACATTTTTATTCTTAAGTTGCTAAGTTATAGTGGATTGTTCACATATATTACATACTCTGCTATGTCTGTGTTCATGCACCTGTGAAAATTGACTAAGTAGACAGAAACATTTGACTTACTCATGCCTAACTAGGTCGAAGGATGATTGTTGAAATTAGTTGATTCACATTCAGGTTTTCTTTGGAAACTGGTGAACATTTGACTTATTCATGCCTAAGTAGGCCGAAGGATGATTGTTGAAATTACTTTTGAGATGATGTTTAACATAATAGCCATTGGCCTAGAAAAAAATGACTACACTTAGTTTTGTTTGGTGCTTTTAAGACCATCCATTATTCATAGCTATTTTATAATTATCATTCTTATTTGGTCCTTTACTAGGTGAGTATGATGTTTTCTATGTTATCCACCTCTCTTTTATTCCTGATTCCATATCTAAGAAGTTTGTTGTTCAGAAACTTTGAGCCACCCGATAATTGTATGACACCTGGAACTTGACTCCTGGTGATCGATAATGGTTGCAATATATTGTCTTCTTCATGCCATGGCTTACTTGACAGCATTTCTTATGTGCTTGTAACTCTTACCATATCGGCCTTCATTTTTGTCAGACCTCAAATAAGCCAgatgagaattattaacaaagtaaATGGAAAGTATATGAGCCATCACTCTGTTTCCATGGGCGTTAGTCCTATTGACTACACCGAAAGATGCTTATATTTCCAATTAGTTATTTGAGACAGTGCTTTACCATTTTGGACTCAATTATCAAGATCAGCTATCTCTAAGACATGGTGAACATATTAGCAATATCAACTtctaaaagagaaaatgtataggGATTAACATTGCCCTGTGAAGGAACAATGGTATTTAAGCTTCGGTGCAAAGAGGAAGATGCTACATGATTTTGGATCTAAACACCAGGATTGTTTCTGACTTGTATTATAAAAAATCTAGAACTGAAAAATGAAGTATGTATACCTGTCCTTCATTTTTCCTGTGTAGTCTGCCATGTCCCTTTCAGCATGCATGTTTGTAAATTCAGCAAGCCTGTTTTTAATCTATACTGATATAGAAATACATGTTATATTTCAATGTAGTTCTGTCCAATCTATACCTGATAAATTTCTCTGCAACATTGTCATGATTAGTACAATTTTGCATGCTGGTCCTTGCTTATGATTTCTTCGTATGCATTTATTATCTGACTAAAATATGATGTTACAGGTGTTAAACTTTATTGTTGATGCATTGAAGCATGATTGCACTGACGTTCGTATTGCAGCATGCTGCTGTATCAGGAACATTTCACGGTCACTGAAGGTTTGTAACCTGTACAATTTTGTTTTGTTGTTTTTAATTTCTGTTAAAAATTTTAGGTTCTTTATTGATAGGCTGGGATTTAGAATCTGAGTGCAGGCCATCTTTCCAGTGAAACTGTTGTTGTTCCTTTGGTCCAGCTTTTGCACGATGAATCTAGTTCAGTACAGGTATGCATATATTTGTTAATGAG
This genomic window from Elaeis guineensis isolate ETL-2024a chromosome 13, EG11, whole genome shotgun sequence contains:
- the LOC105052033 gene encoding uncharacterized protein; protein product: MLNKAPEKQNNPKKKKKQICRTLFSFTSLSPSLSEFDYAGPEGPSRFSRPPEMPASATGNRPDELAERLGVGGAAAEGEALLKALREVKNQIIGNKTKKLLYLHLGAVPRIVSVLASAAGGGDAALIVQAAAAIGSFACGVEDGVRAVLDAGAVLHLTRILSHPDEKVVDAGARSLRMIFQSKLTPKYDVLQEKNMKFLLSLLYRENENVTELAASIIAHSCERNEEQKALYDAGILQRLVKLLGGPLNQRDACLESIEAIVRNNSEVAQKFACIDNGKALSSLIELIQDRYPRTRLLACICLITIRHASPCYVQEMQIKTKLILILIELLEEPGKAGDEAPFALTNLIMDEEELHKQAVSINTVDRLCNFLYKGPIEARRLQGILLALAELCSKLEKCRSQLLSLQVLNFIVDALKHDCTDVRIAACCCIRNISRSLKNLSAGHLSSETVVVPLVQLLHDESSSVQVAALGAICNVAVNFATRKSVFIQCGGVSQLVQLSKSMDPTLRLKSVWALRNLMFLADRTDKECVLMELTASNLASLICDSEHPIQEQALALVSNLVDGCGDPFEHAFAEDNAIINALARILHGASSPGVCIQGMFLLANIAAGNEFHKEVVLNCLLPPQANGGSPLFIIKFLQSKENLLRVASVWCIVNLTYRDSLCSSTRVARLRDAGIISQIKTMVNDPCLDCKLRVRMALEQCMDFENTQHVH